One Thermanaerothrix sp. genomic window carries:
- a CDS encoding UDP-N-acetylglucosamine--N-acetylmuramyl-(pentapeptide) pyrophosphoryl-undecaprenol N-acetylglucosamine transferase translates to LEIKIYREANLDPHVIHLEGSPLGGGLRKMPRRWKQIFKCLHQARDCIEKESPDVCLMFGGYVSFPALVVSRMMGLRCLMHEQNAVAGRVTRLAALLKVPVASGWETCHPLNSKNYRFVGVPIRGMNRIPRSSALSRLGLSIDEGSRLALVLGGSLGSGSLFEKVVEAAKDEYFNRWKFLILGASSAPRVLGNCVLMPQTWDMEALYSLADVVISRGGASSLTEIKLWGLPCVIIPWRESSAGHQSANAGAFCRSARGLVLDEERVPRNLARAVDSLLSSGACYHYPGAASSCGDFSGDLPSMASEICRKLWEMLLAL, encoded by the coding sequence CTCTTGAGATCAAGATATACAGGGAGGCCAACTTAGACCCCCACGTAATACACCTTGAGGGTTCCCCCCTTGGCGGGGGATTACGCAAGATGCCCAGGAGGTGGAAACAGATATTTAAGTGCCTCCATCAGGCCAGGGATTGTATAGAGAAAGAATCTCCCGATGTTTGCCTGATGTTTGGAGGATATGTGTCCTTCCCAGCCCTTGTGGTATCCAGGATGATGGGGCTGCGCTGCCTTATGCATGAGCAGAACGCGGTGGCCGGGCGGGTTACAAGGCTGGCCGCGTTGCTTAAGGTCCCCGTGGCGTCTGGATGGGAGACTTGCCATCCCCTTAATAGCAAGAACTATAGGTTCGTGGGGGTCCCCATTAGGGGAATGAACAGGATACCTAGGTCTAGCGCTTTAAGCCGCTTGGGACTGTCAATAGATGAAGGGTCAAGGCTGGCCTTGGTTTTGGGGGGCTCCTTGGGCAGCGGCTCCCTTTTCGAGAAGGTTGTGGAAGCCGCCAAAGATGAGTATTTTAATAGATGGAAATTTTTAATTTTAGGCGCGAGCAGCGCCCCACGGGTCTTGGGGAATTGCGTGCTTATGCCCCAAACTTGGGATATGGAAGCGCTTTACTCTCTGGCGGATGTGGTCATAAGCAGAGGGGGAGCTTCTAGTTTGACTGAGATTAAGTTATGGGGGTTACCTTGTGTTATAATTCCTTGGCGTGAGTCGTCGGCTGGGCATCAGAGTGCCAATGCAGGTGCTTTTTGTAGATCTGCTAGAGGCTTGGTGCTTGATGAGGAGCGGGTCCCTAGAAATCTTGCCAGGGCAGTGGATTCACTCCTGTCCTCTGGGGCTTGCTATCACTACCCTGGGGCGGCTTCTTCCTGTGGGGATTTTTCGGGTGATTTGCCGTCCATGGCGTCTGAGATTTGCCGTAAATTGTGGGAAATGCTGCTTGCCCTCTAA